A single window of Pyrus communis chromosome 10, drPyrComm1.1, whole genome shotgun sequence DNA harbors:
- the LOC137747103 gene encoding BTB/POZ domain-containing protein SR1IP1, whose amino-acid sequence MADIKRGEESTAPTTTTTTANMSSKKKELLSSALKRTSEWIFSQEIPNDISINVGGVSFSLHKFPLISKCGHIRKLISESSDAADLSVIELSDVPGGSEAFELAAKFCYGINFEISTENIAMLRCVAEYLLMTEDYAVGNLVGRADAYLNEVALKSPAGAVTVLHMSESFLPMAEKVKLVNRCIDAIAFIACKESQFSVSSRADGGNEGVVSSAVYHPKPVVDWWAEDLIVLRIDMFQRVMIAMMARGFKQYALGPVLMLYAQKSLRGLEIFGKGRKKIEPRQEHEKRVVLETIVSLLPREKNAMSVSFLSMLLRAAKTLETTVACQLDLEKRMGLQLAQAVLDDLLIPSYSYTGDTLLDVDTVQRIVTDYLEYEMEGSRLGYNAEDDFGSPPPTDMERVGKLMENYLAEIATDRNVSVSKFIGIAELIPEQSRETEDGMYRAIDIYLKAHPALSDMERKKVCSMMDCQKLSREACAHAAQNDRLPVQTVVQVLYYEQQRLRDVMNVNPIGAESSVLPSKGSLYSTDTHSVPDELTILRRQNEELKIELVKMKMKLKELETSTTRTAMISPMGNTPTSADKPPLPRKSFMNSVSKKLGKLSPFVRADGVTPTGAKGRTKPAKDRRHSIS is encoded by the exons GATTTTTTCGCAGGAGATTCCGAACGATATTAGTATTAATGTTGGAGGGGTTTCCTTCTCATTGCACAAG TTCCCTTTGATTTCGAAGTGTGGACACATAAGGAAACTGATATCAGAATCTAGTGATGCTGCTGATCTATCTGTCATTGAACTATCTGATGTTCCGGGCGGATCAGAAGCATTTGAGCTTGCAGCAAAATTCTGCTATGGAATAAATTTCGAGATAAGCACAGAGAACATCGCAATGCTCCGATGTGTGGCAGAGTATCTTCTGATGACTGAGGACTATGCGGTTGGAAACCTTGTGGGAAGAGCTGATGCATACTTAAATGAAGTGGCATTGAAGAGCCCAGCAGGTGCAGTTACTGTTTTGCACATGTCAGAAAGTTTCCTCCCAATGGCGGAGAAGGTAAAATTAGTGAACCGCTGCATAGATGCAATTGCTTTTATAGCCTGCAAAGAGAGCCAGTTCAGTGTGTCCAGTAGGGCTGATGGCGGCAATGAGGGTGTGGTTTCTTCAGCTGTGTATCATCCAAAGCCTGTTGTGGATTGGTGGGCTGAAGACTTAATTGTTCTTAGAATTGATATGTTCCAACGTGTTATGATTGCAATGATGGCAAGAGGGTTTAAGCAATATGCTCTCGGACCAGTACTTATGCTCTATGCGCAGAAATCGCTAAGAGGTTTG GAAATATTTGGAAAGGGGAGGAAGAAAATCGAGCCGCGACAAGAGCACGAGAAGAGGGTTGTCTTAGAAACAATTGTGAGTCTATTGCCAAGGGAGAAAAATGCAATGTCAGTTAGCTTTCTTTCCATGCTTCTTCGTGCTGCGAAAACCCTGGAGACAACGGTTGCTTGCCAGCTAGATTTGGAGAAGAGAATGGGGTTGCAATTGGCACAGGCTGTTTTAGATGATCTCTTGATTCCATCATATTCCTATACCGGGGACACATTGCTTGATGTCGACACTGTGCAAAGGATCGTGACGGATTACCTTGAATATGAAATGGAGGGGAGCCGTTTGGGATATAATGCAGAGGATGATTTTGGTTCTCCTCCACCAACTGACATGGAACGTGTCGGAAAGCTGATGGAGAACTACCTGGCTGAAATAGCCACTGACCGTAACGTATCTGTCTCAAAGTTCATTGGCATTGCTGAACTAATTCCAGAACAATCAAGGGAGACAGAAGATGGCATGTATAGAGCCATAGATATCTACCTAAAG GCTCATCCTGCTCTGAGTGATATGGAGAGAAAGAAAGTGTGCAGTATGATGGACTGCCAGAAACTTTCGCGAGAGGCCTGTGCTCACGCTGCGCAGAATGACCGGCTTCCTGTTCAAACTGTTGTACAAGTGCTATACTATGAGCAGCAGCGTCTTCGAGATGTCATGAATGTCAATCCCATAGGTGCTGAATCCTCTGTTCTTCCATCCAAAGGGAGCTTATACTCCACTGATACCCACTCAGTTCCTGATGAGCTCACCATCTTGCGCAGACAAAACGAAGAGCTGAAAATAGAGTTGGTGAAGATGAAAATGAAACTGAAAGAACTCGAAACGTCTACTACGAGAACAGCAATGATCAGTCCAATGGGAAACACTCCAACATCTGCTGACAAACCTCCGCTGCCTCGAAAATCATTTATGAACTCAGTATCGAAAAAACTTGGGAAACTTTCTCCCTTTGTGCGTGCAGATGGAGTGACACCTACCGGTGCCAAAGGCCGAACAAAACCTGCCAAAGATCGACGGCATTCAATTTCGTGA
- the LOC137748503 gene encoding uncharacterized protein, whose translation MLNRNHHVSSTLFIPSYLNTFSAFFILHLSTTVSDFHKSGYILSQGCQIKLLGMEKLLKPYDKEYMRMAILKHEETFKEQVYELHRLYHMQNILMKSSVGKSRPNGQKQESWNLNYHQNQEAQFNPQRKLDLEQPAAAGAEEFIADTDGDDGVLEIIDESEIELTLGPTRYNNNNSNGRKRGGEAAALTLSDSAGPSSFSSSCSTGSSHAINRKSSFSGRTNQSSTHGQLLPADMASGGYRRGGGSKISSSNVNGGEEQLRQDERLKLPHWLFQVLSLNMT comes from the exons ATGCTGAACAGAAACCATCATGTTTCTAGCACATTATTCATTCCTTCCTATCTAAATACATTTTCTGCCTTTTTTATCCTTCATTTGAGCACAACAGTATCAGACTTTCACAAGTCAGGATATATTCTTTCACAAGGTTGCCAAATTAAGCTTCTAGGTATGGAGAAGCTTCTGAAGCCATATGATAAGGAGTATATGAGGATGGCCATCTTAAAGCATGAAGAAACTTTCAAGGAGCag GTATATGAACTTCATAGGCTGTATCATATGCAGAACATATTGATGAAAAGCTCGGTCGGGAAAAGCAGGCCCAACGGACAGAAACAAGAGAGTTGGAATTTAAATTATCATCAGAACCAAGAGGCACAATTTAACCCACAAAGGAAACTAGATTTAGAACAGCCTGCAGCGGCAGGAGCAGAAGAGTTCATTGCAGACACAGATGGAGATGATGGGGTGCTCGAGATCATAGATGAGAGTGAGATTGAGTTGACTCTGGGCCCCACCagatacaacaacaacaacagcaacgGAAGGAAGAGAGGAGGAGAGGCAGCAGCACTAACGTTATCAGATTCAGCAGGTCCAAGTAGCTTCTCATCTTCTTGTTCTACAGGATCAAGCCATGCAATAAACAGGAAAAGTAGTTTCTCCGGGAGGACCAATCAGAGTAGTACACATGGGCAGCTGCTGCCTGCTGACATGGCATCAGGAGGGTACAGAAGAGGTGGAGGGAGTAAAATCAGCAGCAGCAATGTTAATGGTGGCGAAGAACAGTTAAGACAGGATGAGAGGCTAAAACTGCCTCATTGGCTCTTCCAAGTTTTAAGCTTGAACATGACTTGA